The Penaeus monodon isolate SGIC_2016 chromosome 33, NSTDA_Pmon_1, whole genome shotgun sequence genome includes a window with the following:
- the LOC119594094 gene encoding endosome/lysosome-associated apoptosis and autophagy regulator family member 2-like yields MQRGVTMRFFLLLVVGFIDLRTKADNFRTCQPGDFHYEFTECDEKGGRWRVSVPKPGVCEGGAPNPPTRTEDCSISCDPGWFLDLSKLECSLCPNSTYSLGGGVYFDNWTKLPSGFSSYTEALRSAFSAGRRRGDVDCGAYGWQPRGDVLASRGGQCAAVLVYTVKLVKPGAVKYTYQFTDDNIIFEFQAQDKECQSIDDGDDYKWPPITREGQWQTRTVKLKPGLNVLHWKTIGIEAGGSSRPVMIKSIQISGVAHSSECTECPAGTYSEPGASECKECEENTYAPRGSSKCLPCDPVTEYAPKGSAECLPRPPCTSRDYYEIDSPCDDKNQTRAVYKWVEPRVCRIKMEGSVRLPPSGEIKMCPPCNPGMHYTAGQGCVFCPPGEHSDGLSPCKPCPPSTAPNYGYQYQWWTAMPPRMAATCMSSDDIGCNNSEGWQVAGDHIHSGRGHADDAYLVLSLKVGGFRGREMGGRPMEVGRISFTFELSCASDCEFVFMEASSKKGVIVLKRWTGPQPRMYYNYIVTRNDSYTFSWAFQKVSWEKSYLKSSTLRMYETDMAKVFNINVTNTIDGGASSCLPCPQTSEAAGCIPCPAGQYIENSTTECTPCPANTVVTDPLPYGPQSCLPCGVGLTAPDHLTCIVQCRLTVDNYTYDLTNISSARAVMGSTLFTSSGTKFYHMFNISLCGNTSVVCTNNVTYNMEGEVSTVVSRVCRSTIVPGVEGMSGLFRVGAIATQSVSLGDHLVGVTTSPSYLNISVIKEFVQPNRTNRRDLHFYYSTPMSTRACPDGRSTTITLRCDPDQPGDGKVTLPQQCPDGTCDGCNFHFLWSSAFGCPECSESELIVVRGECKDGKQPVHYITPKTCIAPDNLPQGRTVACSTRLPFIVEVIVLSTVSMALMLCLLLFCLWKKNQRLEYKYMKLVASASSKDGMMELPPAESCALDDGEEEEVQFTQNAPRGILSKLKHNKVAPREGRGLLVDSLKISSKDPLT; encoded by the exons ATGCAGCGGGGAGTCACCATGAGGTTCTTCCTCCTACTGGTTGTTGGATTCATCGATCTCAGGACCAAGGCAGACAATTTCAGAACTTGCCAGCCG GGGGATTTTCACTATGAGTTCACTGAGTGTGATGAGAAGGGAGGCCGTTGGAGGGTGAGCGTTCCCAAGCCTGGTGTGTGTGAGGGCGGTGCACCCAATCCTCCAACTCGCACCGAAGATTGCA GTATATCTTGTGACCCTGGCTGGTTCCTCGACCTCAGCAAGCTAGAATGTTCACTCTGTCCAAACAGCACCTACTCTCTTGGAGGTGGTGTCTACTTTGACAACTGGACAAAGCTCCCAAGTGGCTTCAGCTCATACACAGAAGCTCTTAGATCAGCCTTTTCTGCTGGGAGGCGGCGAGGCGATGTGGACTGTGGAGC TTATGGCTGGCAGCCACGTGGTGATGTTCTTGCAAGCAGAGGTGGTCAGTGTGCAGCAGTTCTTGTCTACACTGTTAAGCTGGTGAAGCCAGGAGCTGTCAAATATACCTATCAGTTCACAGATGACAACATCATATTTGAATTTCAG GCCCAAGATAAAGAATGCCAAagcattgatgatggtgatgactacAAATGGCCCCCAATCACAAGGGAAGGACAATGGCAAACACGTACAGTCAAGCTCAAGCCTGGCCTCAATGTGTTGCACTGGAAAACCATTGGTATAGAAGCTGGTGGTTCTTCTAGACCTGTGATGATAAAGAGTATTCAAATAAGTg GTGTTGCACATTCATCTGAATGCACAGAATGCCCTGCTGGAACATACAGTGAGCCAGGTGCCTCAGAATGCAAGGAATGTGAGGAAAATACATATGCGCCACGAGGATCATCAAAGTGCCTGCCATGCGACCCTGTGACTGAATATGCACCAAAAGGTTCAGCTGAGTGCCTCCCCCGACCACCATGTACTTCACGAGACTACTATGAGATAGATTCACCTTGTGATGACAAGAACCAG ACACGTGCTGTTTATAAATGGGTTGAGCCTCGTGTATGTCGGATAAAGATGGAAGGCTCTGTAAGATTACCGCCATCAGGAGAAATTAAGATGTGCCCTCCATGCAATCCAGGAATGCACTATACTGCTGGACAAG GTTGTGTATTTTGTCCACCTGGTGAACACAGTGATGGATTGTCTCCCTGCAAGCCATGCCCACCAAGTACTGCCCCAAATTATGGCTACCAGTACCAGTGGTGGACAGCAATGCCACCAAGGATGGCTGCTACTTGCATGTCTTCTGATG ATATTGGATGTAACAACTCTGAAGGCTGGCAGGTTGCTGGTGACCATATTCATTCTGGTCGAGGACATGCTGATGATGCTTACCTAGTTCTTAGTCTCAAG GTTGGTGGATTTCGAGGACGTGAAATGGGTGGAAGACCAATGGAGGTGGGACGGATATCTTTCACTTTTGAGCTGTCATGTGCTTCTGACTGTGAATTTGTCTTCATGgag GCATCAAGCAAGAAAGGAGTAATAGTGCTGAAGAGATGGACTGGGCCTCAGCCACGAATGTACTACAATTATATTGTTACTCGTAATGACTCCTACACTTTTTCTTGGGCATTCCAAAAG GTGTCATGGGAAAAGAGCTATCTGAAGTCCAGCACATTACGCATGTATGAAACTGACATGGCCAAAGTGTTCAATATTAATGTCACCAACACCATTGATGGAGGAGCTTCATCCTGTCTACCATGTCCACAA accTCAGAAGCTGCAGGCTGTATCCCATGCCCTGCTGGGCAGTATATTGAGAACAGCACAACAGAATGCACCCCTTGCCCAGCCAATACTGTTGTGACAGACCCCCTTCCTTATGGCCCTCAATCATGTTTGCCATGTGGTGTTGGCCTCACAGCTCCAGACCACCTTACTTGTATAGTTCAGTGCCGGCTTACTGTTGATAACTACACTTACGACCTTACTAACATCAGCAG TGCACGGGCAGTGATGGGCAGTACGCTTTTTACATCCTCAGGGACTAAGTTCTACCACATGTTTAATATTTCTCTTTGTGGAAATACCAGTGTAGTATGTACAAATAATGTCACATACAACATGGAGGGTGAAGTTTCAACA GTAGTGTCACGTGTTTGCCGATCCACCATAGTGCCAGGAGTGGAAGGAATGTCTGGTCTTTTTAGAGTTGGAGCTATTGCAACGCAGTCGGTTTCTCTTGGAGATCACCTTGTTGGAGTCACAACCAGCCCGTCATACTTGAACATTAGTGTGATCAAAGAATTTGTTCAGCCAAATCGTACAAACAGAAGggatttgcatttttattactCAACACCAAT GTCTACTCGAGCATGTCCTGATGGCAGGAGCACAACAATAACTCTTCGATGTGATCCAGATCAGCCTGGAGATGGGAAGGTGACTTTGCCACAACAGTGTCCAGATGGCACCTGTGATGGATGTAACTTCCACTTCTTGTGGTCGTCAGCATTTGGCTGCCCTGAGTGTTCTGAGAGTGAACTCAT TGTTGTTCGTGGAGAGTGTAAGGATGGAAAGCAACCTGTTCACTACATCACTCCAAAAACATGCATTGCTCCTGATAATCTCCCTCAAGGGCGCACAGTTGCATGTTCCACAAGGCTGCCTTTCATTGTGGAA gttattgTCCTGAGTACAGTAAGTATGGCTCTGATGTTGTGCCTGCTCCTCTTCTGCCTCTGGAAGAAGAATCAACGTCTTGAATACAAGTACATGAAGTTGGTTGCAAGTGCTTCTTCAAAG GATGGTATGATGGAACTCCCTCCAGCTGAATCTTGTGCTCtggatgatggtgaagaagagGAAGTTCAGTTTACCCAGAATGCCCCGCGAGGAATTCTTAGCAAACTGAAACACAATAAGGTTGCA cCCAGAGAAGGTCGTGGATTGCTTGTAGATTCTTTGAAAATATCATCTAAAGACCCACTGACATAA